A genomic window from Acidimicrobiia bacterium includes:
- the murB gene encoding UDP-N-acetylmuramate dehydrogenase: MIGLADAAARLEARLPPGRVQRDFPSGELTTYRVGGPLAVLVRVAHEDDLGPLAAALRDLDLPLVVVGAGSNLLVADAGFPGIAVMLAADFEHIAIDTGAGLVTAGGIARLPVVARRAAREGVAGLEFYVGIPGSVGGAVRMNAGGHGRETRDVLVDARLVDLRRGEVETRANADLGFAYRHSNVGADTLVLSARFRVSADERAACAARIDEIVRWRREHQPGGANAGSVFSNPPDDSAGRLIDAAGLKGLRVGGASVSTKHANFIQAEPGATAHDVHALIGEVRRRVVDATGIVLEPEVRLVGFGGTDGGA, encoded by the coding sequence GTGATCGGGCTCGCCGACGCGGCCGCGCGCCTCGAAGCCCGCCTGCCTCCCGGTCGGGTGCAGCGCGACTTCCCGAGCGGCGAGCTCACGACCTACCGCGTCGGCGGCCCGCTCGCGGTCCTCGTGCGGGTCGCGCACGAGGACGATCTCGGTCCGCTCGCCGCCGCGCTGCGCGACCTCGATCTTCCATTGGTCGTCGTCGGAGCGGGTTCGAACCTGCTCGTCGCCGACGCCGGTTTTCCCGGCATCGCGGTGATGCTCGCCGCCGACTTCGAGCACATCGCGATCGACACCGGGGCCGGCCTGGTCACGGCGGGCGGGATCGCGCGGCTTCCCGTGGTCGCCCGCCGGGCCGCGCGCGAAGGCGTCGCGGGGCTCGAGTTCTACGTCGGCATCCCCGGCAGCGTCGGTGGTGCCGTGCGCATGAACGCGGGAGGGCACGGACGGGAGACGCGCGATGTGCTCGTCGATGCGCGTCTGGTCGACCTGCGCCGGGGCGAGGTCGAGACCCGTGCGAACGCGGACCTCGGCTTCGCGTACCGCCACTCGAACGTGGGCGCGGACACCCTCGTGCTGTCGGCGCGGTTTCGCGTCAGCGCCGACGAGCGCGCCGCCTGCGCGGCCCGCATCGACGAGATCGTCCGGTGGCGACGCGAGCACCAGCCCGGCGGCGCGAACGCGGGCTCGGTCTTCTCGAACCCTCCCGACGACAGCGCGGGTCGGCTCATCGACGCGGCCGGGCTCAAGGGTCTGCGCGTCGGCGGTGCGTCCGTGAGCACCAAGCACGCGAACTTCATCCAGGCCGAGCCCGGTGCGACCGCGCACGACGTGCACGCGCTCATCGGTGAGGTGCGCCGTCGGGTCGTCGACGCGACCGGCATCGTGCTCGAGCCCGAGGTGCGCCTCGTGGGATTCGGAGGTACCGATGGCGGCGCCTGA
- a CDS encoding UDP-N-acetylglucosamine--N-acetylmuramyl-(pentapeptide) pyrophosphoryl-undecaprenol N-acetylglucosamine transferase, whose protein sequence is MSTVDGAPVFALLAAGGTGGHTYPALALARELEARGHARGSVRFAVGDRGFEQRIVGDAGFPLDVLALDTGLRRSISLENARVIASAFRATWLSRRLVRRFRPRVVVGFGSYVSLPVVVAARAARIPTIVHEQDAAPGLANRLSVRLGAHGATSLPDTPLRGARLVGNPVRPELAGLVRAPTAPPLLAIVGGSLGAGTLNETALGLAERWRDRDDVAVHHVSGPRNFDECEQRFRSVRRPGDRLDYTLVPYEDHIDRLYARCSLVLGRAGSGSVAELTAAGVPAVFVPLPGAPSDHQMHNARTLEQHGAGVVVPDAECDAARVDPLLSKLLADRDGLDAMGRAARAMARPDAAARLADYVEERARG, encoded by the coding sequence ATGAGCACAGTCGACGGAGCGCCGGTGTTCGCGCTGCTCGCGGCGGGCGGAACCGGAGGCCATACCTACCCCGCGCTCGCGCTCGCACGCGAGCTCGAAGCGCGCGGTCACGCGCGCGGGTCGGTGCGGTTCGCCGTCGGCGACCGCGGCTTCGAGCAGCGCATCGTCGGTGACGCGGGCTTCCCGCTCGACGTGCTGGCGCTCGACACCGGCCTGCGCCGGAGCATCTCGTTGGAGAACGCACGTGTGATCGCGAGCGCGTTCCGGGCAACCTGGCTCTCTCGCCGGCTCGTGCGGCGCTTCCGGCCGCGCGTGGTCGTGGGCTTCGGGAGCTACGTGTCGCTGCCCGTCGTCGTCGCCGCGCGTGCGGCGCGCATCCCGACGATCGTGCACGAGCAGGACGCCGCGCCGGGTCTCGCGAACCGGCTGTCGGTGCGACTCGGCGCGCACGGCGCCACCTCGCTCCCGGACACGCCACTGCGCGGCGCTCGGCTCGTCGGCAACCCCGTCCGTCCCGAGCTCGCCGGCCTCGTGCGCGCGCCGACCGCGCCGCCGCTGCTCGCCATCGTCGGCGGATCGCTCGGTGCGGGAACGCTCAACGAGACCGCGCTCGGGCTCGCCGAACGCTGGCGCGATCGCGACGACGTCGCGGTCCATCACGTGAGCGGTCCCCGCAACTTCGACGAGTGCGAGCAACGCTTCCGTTCCGTCCGTCGCCCCGGCGACCGGCTGGACTACACCCTCGTGCCCTACGAGGACCACATCGACCGGCTCTACGCGCGCTGCTCGCTCGTACTCGGTCGCGCCGGATCGGGATCGGTCGCCGAGCTCACCGCCGCGGGGGTGCCCGCGGTCTTCGTGCCGTTGCCGGGCGCGCCGAGCGACCACCAGATGCACAACGCGCGCACGCTCGAGCAGCACGGCGCCGGCGTCGTCGTGCCCGATGCCGAGTGTGATGCCGCTCGCGTCGACCCGCTGCTCTCGAAGCTGCTCGCCGACCGCGACGGGCTCGACGCGATGGGCCGCGCCGCCCGTGCGATGGCGCGCCCGGACGCCGCGGCGCGTCTCGCGGACTACGTCGAGGAGCGCGCGCGTGGCTGA
- the murC gene encoding UDP-N-acetylmuramate--L-alanine ligase: MADVDHFDLGAPRTVHVVAIGGAGMSAIARYLHALGHRVTGSDQRHSKLLDRLASEGIPTFVGHAVEHLPEPCDALAISTAVRDTNVEVVEARRRGIPVLSRADMLSLLVATSSKAVAVSGTHGKTTTTGMVTAALRAGGLHPSFIAGGVVVGLGTNTARDSGEWIVVEADESDGTFLRLPRDAVIVTNVEADHLDRWGTFDALVAGFEEFVHGASGPRVVCIDDPEAAKLAVGTDAITYGFDDAARYRASNYRSELGGSSFDLAVDGGVATTIPLRMHGRHNALDATGAAALALELGVPIDAVRDGLAGFSGMARRFELRGEWNGGAYYDDYAHTASEIAATLALAREVAAGEAEPGRVVAVCQPHRYTRISRHASEFGDVFVDADLVIVTGLDGASEDPIPGVTGELVANAVRERHPEAPVVYLPEWEQLRDIPWRFGRPHDVVVTLGCGDITRVHDDWIQEARRRGERA, from the coding sequence GTGGCTGACGTCGATCACTTCGACCTCGGTGCGCCGCGCACGGTGCACGTCGTCGCGATCGGCGGCGCGGGTATGAGCGCGATCGCGCGGTACCTGCACGCGCTCGGTCACCGTGTCACCGGCTCCGACCAGCGGCACTCGAAGCTGCTCGACCGGCTCGCCTCCGAGGGCATCCCGACGTTCGTCGGGCATGCGGTCGAGCACCTTCCGGAACCCTGCGACGCCCTCGCAATCTCCACCGCGGTGCGCGACACGAACGTCGAGGTCGTCGAGGCGCGCCGGCGCGGCATCCCCGTGCTCTCGCGGGCCGACATGCTCAGCCTCCTCGTCGCGACGAGCTCGAAGGCCGTCGCAGTGTCGGGAACGCACGGCAAGACCACGACGACGGGCATGGTCACGGCGGCCCTGCGCGCGGGCGGGCTGCATCCGAGCTTCATCGCGGGCGGCGTCGTCGTCGGTCTCGGCACGAACACCGCGCGCGACTCGGGGGAGTGGATCGTCGTCGAGGCCGACGAGAGCGACGGTACGTTCCTCCGGCTGCCGCGCGACGCGGTCATCGTCACGAACGTCGAAGCCGACCATCTCGACCGCTGGGGCACGTTCGACGCGCTCGTCGCCGGGTTCGAGGAGTTCGTGCACGGGGCAAGCGGCCCGCGCGTCGTGTGCATCGACGATCCAGAGGCGGCAAAGCTCGCTGTGGGTACCGACGCGATCACCTACGGGTTCGACGACGCCGCGCGCTACCGCGCGAGCAACTACCGCAGTGAGCTCGGCGGTTCGAGCTTCGACCTGGCAGTCGACGGCGGCGTTGCCACGACGATCCCGCTGCGCATGCACGGCCGCCACAACGCGCTCGACGCAACCGGCGCGGCCGCGCTCGCGCTCGAGCTCGGGGTCCCAATCGACGCGGTGCGCGACGGACTCGCCGGCTTCAGCGGGATGGCGCGCCGTTTCGAGCTTCGCGGCGAGTGGAACGGCGGTGCCTACTACGACGACTACGCGCACACCGCGAGCGAGATCGCGGCGACGCTCGCGCTCGCTCGCGAGGTCGCCGCCGGCGAGGCGGAGCCCGGGCGCGTCGTCGCGGTGTGCCAGCCGCATCGCTACACGCGCATCAGCCGGCACGCGTCGGAGTTCGGCGATGTCTTCGTCGACGCCGACCTCGTGATCGTGACCGGACTCGACGGCGCGTCCGAGGATCCCATCCCTGGGGTGACGGGCGAGCTCGTCGCGAACGCCGTGCGCGAGCGCCATCCCGAAGCTCCGGTCGTGTACCTGCCCGAATGGGAACAGCTGCGCGACATCCCGTGGCGGTTCGGTCGGCCGCACGACGTCGTCGTGACCCTCGGCTGCGGCGACATCACGCGGGTCCACGACGACTGGATCCAGGAGGCGAGGCGCCGGGGAGAGCGCGCGTGA
- a CDS encoding FtsQ-type POTRA domain-containing protein: MAEVVDIDLTQLERDDGLDGAPIAASPLAVDPRIHARRIEVEREHDRRRTRLLLAALSLLIVAGGALLVVRSPFLDVDHIVVTGVPQGRAAAIVAASGVHRRDPLLLVSTGAIARRIDQVPGIGSAEVTRDFSGTVRIHVQQLGIALWARKPGGGVVLIGYDGRVQRAAPTPPPNVIELRGLAKVPATGGRIAVGSVTGVMSEFPRNFAQRVGAISASSANDVRVYLVVGGEVRLGDLTLLRSKGTVAESVLERIDCAVTYVDVSSVANPVAMPAPGAHCNA, encoded by the coding sequence GTGGCCGAAGTCGTCGACATCGATCTCACGCAGCTCGAGCGCGACGACGGACTCGATGGCGCGCCCATCGCCGCGTCGCCGCTCGCGGTCGACCCGCGCATCCACGCGCGCCGGATCGAGGTCGAGCGCGAGCACGACCGCCGCCGGACGCGACTGCTGCTCGCGGCGCTCTCGCTCTTGATCGTCGCGGGCGGGGCGCTGCTCGTCGTGCGCTCACCGTTCCTCGACGTCGACCACATCGTGGTGACCGGTGTACCGCAGGGTCGTGCCGCCGCGATCGTCGCTGCGAGCGGGGTCCACCGACGCGACCCGCTGCTGCTGGTGTCGACCGGCGCGATCGCGCGCCGCATCGATCAGGTGCCGGGCATCGGCTCGGCCGAGGTCACGCGCGATTTCTCGGGCACGGTTCGCATCCACGTCCAACAGCTCGGCATCGCGTTGTGGGCGCGCAAACCCGGGGGCGGTGTCGTGCTCATCGGCTACGACGGCCGCGTGCAGCGGGCCGCGCCGACGCCGCCGCCGAACGTCATCGAGCTGCGAGGGCTGGCGAAGGTGCCCGCGACCGGGGGCCGCATCGCGGTCGGCAGCGTCACCGGGGTCATGTCGGAGTTCCCGCGCAACTTCGCGCAGCGGGTCGGTGCGATCAGCGCGTCGAGCGCGAACGATGTGCGCGTGTACTTGGTCGTCGGGGGAGAGGTTCGGCTCGGCGATCTCACGCTGCTGCGGAGCAAGGGCACGGTCGCCGAGTCGGTGCTCGAGCGCATCGACTGCGCCGTGACCTACGTCGACGTCAGCTCGGTCGCGAACCCGGTCGCGATGCCCGCGCCCGGCGCGCACTGCAATGCGTGA
- the ftsW gene encoding putative lipid II flippase FtsW: MAFIDGAIPWRRAEPRAARERGHVLQGLRSRVFAPTTTLSWVIVALVIALNLIGLVMILSASSVQALTNYGSAWYVFERQFAWASIGAVAFFIASRIDYHAWQRHSRALLFLGIAGLMAVLVPGVGIEVEGARRWIGIGSFVGFQPSEVAKIVLLVFTADVLTRRADRIDDWRSTVLPIVAVLAAFAMLVMMEPDLATSIELGFIVVSVLIVAGVPGRVLAKVFGGLAVVTTIGALVEPYRRDRMLTFLHPWHDVANKGYQISQSLIALGSGGVTGVGLGNGRAKWQFLPAAQTDFIFAIIGEELGLFGTLMIVGLFVVLAVVGYRIAMRAPDRFGALLAAGVTTWVVGAAVLNIGMVTSVLPVSGVPLPFLSAGGSSLVILMIAAGMLVNVARRCDDRVADARSER; the protein is encoded by the coding sequence ATGGCGTTCATCGACGGCGCGATTCCGTGGCGCCGCGCCGAACCGCGCGCCGCCCGGGAGCGCGGCCACGTGCTCCAGGGTCTGCGGTCGCGCGTGTTCGCGCCGACGACGACCCTGTCGTGGGTGATCGTCGCGCTCGTGATCGCGCTGAACCTCATCGGCCTGGTGATGATCCTGTCGGCGTCGTCGGTGCAGGCGCTCACGAACTACGGGTCCGCGTGGTACGTCTTCGAGCGTCAGTTCGCGTGGGCGAGCATCGGCGCGGTCGCGTTCTTCATCGCCTCGCGCATCGACTACCACGCCTGGCAACGACACTCACGCGCGTTGCTGTTCCTCGGCATCGCCGGTCTCATGGCCGTGCTCGTGCCCGGCGTCGGCATCGAGGTCGAGGGCGCGCGCCGCTGGATCGGCATCGGCAGCTTCGTCGGTTTCCAGCCCAGCGAGGTCGCAAAGATCGTGCTGCTCGTGTTCACGGCCGACGTGCTGACTCGCCGCGCCGACCGCATCGACGACTGGCGCTCGACCGTGCTCCCCATCGTCGCGGTGCTCGCGGCGTTCGCAATGCTCGTGATGATGGAGCCCGATCTCGCGACGAGCATCGAGCTCGGCTTCATCGTCGTGTCGGTGTTGATCGTCGCGGGTGTGCCCGGCCGGGTGCTCGCGAAAGTGTTCGGCGGGCTCGCGGTCGTGACCACGATCGGCGCGCTCGTCGAGCCGTACCGGCGCGATCGCATGCTCACGTTCCTGCACCCGTGGCACGACGTCGCGAACAAGGGCTACCAGATCTCGCAGTCGCTCATCGCGCTCGGCAGCGGTGGCGTCACCGGCGTCGGGCTCGGCAACGGGCGGGCGAAGTGGCAGTTCCTTCCGGCCGCGCAGACCGACTTCATCTTCGCGATCATCGGGGAGGAGCTCGGCCTCTTCGGCACGCTCATGATCGTCGGACTGTTCGTCGTGCTCGCCGTCGTCGGCTACCGCATCGCGATGCGCGCCCCGGACCGCTTCGGCGCGCTGCTCGCGGCCGGCGTGACGACGTGGGTCGTCGGCGCGGCGGTGCTCAACATCGGCATGGTCACATCGGTGCTGCCGGTCTCGGGCGTGCCGCTGCCGTTCCTCTCCGCCGGCGGATCGTCGCTCGTGATCCTCATGATCGCGGCGGGCATGCTCGTCAACGTGGCCCGGAGGTGCGACGATCGGGTCGCCGACGCGCGCTCTGAACGGTAA